One stretch of Aquimarina sp. Aq107 DNA includes these proteins:
- a CDS encoding DUF3999 family protein — MRLKINIVQWVLFLICLQTYAQIDKYTYKKELLNVSDDWHTIVLPDEIFKNVSSDLSDIRIYGITKENDTVEAPYLLEQKKPKISSKNVGFKYVNKSTTDKGSFITFKVTLDAIINQVQLSFEQDNFDRLIKVEGSQNLKDWYTIIDDYRVLSVNNELTKYSFTTLKFPDSKYTYYRVFVKGKDAPDVKKAEITLKEKQEGSYKKFTVKTTEIIEQNKNTIITIDLGMPVPVSHIKIKTKNTFDYYRPFRVKYLRDSIQRESGWKYDYQNITSGVLNSIEENEFNFYSTITNKIRIIVNNQDNEPLDIDEVVVKGFDYELITRFSASANYFLTYGNEDVNKPSYDLQYMKERVPEKLVKIQLGPEQIIPKNQERTVEPLFKNKVWLWAIMFVVIALLGGFTLMMMKKK; from the coding sequence ATGAGGTTAAAGATTAATATTGTACAGTGGGTATTGTTCTTAATTTGTTTACAAACTTATGCCCAAATTGATAAGTATACCTACAAAAAAGAATTATTGAACGTGTCTGATGATTGGCACACTATTGTATTGCCAGATGAGATTTTTAAAAATGTATCTTCTGATCTTTCAGATATAAGAATTTATGGTATTACTAAGGAAAATGATACTGTAGAGGCGCCATATCTTTTAGAACAAAAGAAGCCTAAAATATCAAGTAAAAATGTCGGATTTAAATATGTTAATAAATCTACTACAGATAAAGGTTCATTTATCACTTTTAAAGTTACGTTAGATGCTATAATTAATCAAGTTCAGTTATCTTTTGAACAAGACAATTTTGATAGGTTAATAAAAGTAGAAGGGAGTCAAAACCTAAAAGATTGGTATACTATTATAGATGATTATCGTGTGTTGTCTGTTAACAATGAATTGACGAAGTATTCATTTACAACCCTAAAGTTCCCTGATTCTAAGTATACATATTATAGAGTTTTTGTTAAAGGTAAAGATGCACCTGATGTAAAAAAGGCTGAGATTACCTTAAAAGAAAAACAAGAAGGTAGTTACAAGAAATTTACTGTTAAGACAACGGAAATTATAGAACAAAATAAAAATACAATAATTACTATTGATTTAGGAATGCCTGTTCCTGTAAGTCATATAAAAATTAAGACTAAGAATACTTTCGATTATTACAGGCCTTTTCGAGTGAAATATCTTAGAGATAGTATCCAGAGAGAAAGCGGATGGAAATATGATTATCAAAATATTACCTCAGGAGTTCTAAATTCTATCGAAGAAAATGAATTTAACTTTTATAGTACAATTACTAATAAGATAAGAATAATTGTCAATAATCAGGATAATGAACCATTAGATATTGATGAGGTTGTAGTTAAAGGATTTGATTATGAGTTGATTACTAGATTTAGTGCCTCTGCTAATTATTTTCTGACTTATGGTAATGAAGATGTGAATAAACCATCCTATGATCTTCAGTACATGAAAGAAAGAGTTCCAGAAAAATTAGTAAAAATTCAATTAGGGCCAGAACAAATAATTCCTAAAAACCAAGAGAGAACCGTGGAACCACTCTTTAAAAATAAAGTTTGGTTGTGGGCTATAATGTTTGTTGTTATTGCGTTGTTGGGAGGGTTTACATTGATGATGATGAAAAAAAAGTAA
- a CDS encoding YciI family protein, whose amino-acid sequence MKQFMFLFKGGDDVWDAKSEEEQNAHMEKWMQWIGKMAEEEKYVGGERLYPAVKTIHPGGTKVTDRSFAEAKELVGGYITVLAETLDEATEMAKGCPGLQWESSVEVREVWPEDV is encoded by the coding sequence ATGAAACAATTTATGTTCCTTTTTAAAGGTGGAGACGACGTTTGGGATGCAAAATCCGAAGAAGAACAAAATGCACACATGGAAAAGTGGATGCAATGGATTGGAAAAATGGCAGAAGAAGAAAAATATGTTGGAGGAGAACGCCTTTATCCGGCTGTAAAAACAATTCATCCTGGAGGCACAAAAGTAACTGACAGGTCTTTTGCTGAGGCTAAAGAATTAGTCGGAGGTTACATTACCGTATTAGCTGAAACATTAGATGAAGCTACAGAAATGGCAAAAGGTTGTCCGGGACTGCAGTGGGAGTCATCTGTAGAAGTTAGAGAAGTTTGGCCAGAAGATGTTTAA
- a CDS encoding YciI family protein, whose protein sequence is MKEFLMLIRGGQEKYSTASPNEMQKHLEHWQEWMGGLTKEERLLGGQPLIKEGNTLLERGKKVIDRPFAEGKELVGGYLLIKADSLDQATTIAKGCPSFEYDCSVEIREIAPLAQ, encoded by the coding sequence ATGAAAGAGTTTTTGATGCTAATTAGAGGAGGGCAAGAAAAATATAGTACAGCATCTCCTAATGAAATGCAAAAGCACTTGGAACACTGGCAAGAATGGATGGGTGGATTAACTAAAGAAGAAAGATTGTTAGGAGGGCAGCCTTTAATAAAGGAAGGTAATACATTGTTAGAAAGAGGTAAGAAAGTCATAGATAGACCATTTGCAGAAGGAAAAGAGTTAGTTGGAGGATATCTTCTGATTAAAGCGGATTCTTTAGATCAGGCAACTACGATAGCTAAAGGTTGTCCAAGCTTTGAATATGATTGCAGTGTAGAAATTCGCGAAATCGCTCCATTAGCGCAATAA
- a CDS encoding RNA polymerase sigma factor: MESEDHIDNTLNHLFRQESGKMVAVLIKIFGTENIEMAEDVVQDALVSALETWKYRGVPDNPKAWLYRTARNKAIDILRKKKHSKTIDFSDPERKLLTSEYTLTSTMDNFWKEQYIQDDFLAMMYACCHPEISPENQITFILKSLCGFSTKEVARSFLTSEDTISKRLYRTKEYFRKQKIRPEIPLPDEIADKTKTVLSAIYLMFNEGYNATHDDNLVRKDVISQAMWLCKCLLDNERTQLSEVYALMALMLFHTARVDSRISDYGELILLSDQDRNLWNKELISQGNKYLNQSAFGESLSTYHLEAAIAYQHCISESYSKTDWKEILIYYDLLLKIDNDPIVFLNRCLVVLELFGAEEALKTINKIKNDKVISGYYLYYAILGEIHERLIKPNRAVDYYQKAIQLTQSQPEQHLLKRKISRILN; encoded by the coding sequence TTGGAGTCAGAAGATCACATAGATAATACGTTAAACCATCTTTTTAGACAAGAATCTGGGAAGATGGTTGCTGTTTTAATCAAAATTTTCGGGACTGAGAATATTGAAATGGCAGAGGATGTAGTGCAAGATGCATTAGTAAGCGCTCTAGAAACTTGGAAATATAGAGGAGTACCTGATAATCCCAAAGCTTGGTTGTATAGGACTGCAAGAAATAAAGCAATTGATATTTTAAGAAAGAAAAAACATAGCAAAACTATAGACTTTTCGGATCCCGAACGTAAGTTGTTGACTTCAGAATATACATTAACAAGTACGATGGATAATTTTTGGAAAGAACAGTATATACAAGACGATTTTTTAGCAATGATGTATGCTTGTTGTCATCCAGAGATCTCTCCAGAAAATCAAATAACCTTTATTTTAAAATCTCTTTGTGGGTTCAGTACTAAGGAAGTTGCAAGATCTTTTCTAACATCAGAAGATACTATTTCTAAAAGATTATATAGAACTAAAGAATACTTTAGAAAACAAAAAATAAGACCCGAAATACCATTGCCTGACGAGATTGCTGATAAGACTAAAACTGTTTTAAGTGCGATATATTTAATGTTTAATGAAGGATATAATGCTACTCACGATGATAATTTGGTCAGAAAAGATGTTATTTCTCAAGCGATGTGGTTATGTAAGTGTTTATTAGATAATGAGCGAACACAATTATCAGAAGTATATGCGTTGATGGCGTTAATGTTATTTCATACTGCTCGTGTGGATAGTCGTATTAGTGATTACGGAGAATTGATCCTTTTATCGGATCAAGATAGAAATTTATGGAATAAAGAATTAATTTCTCAAGGAAATAAGTATTTAAATCAATCAGCCTTTGGAGAATCTTTATCTACCTATCATCTCGAAGCTGCTATTGCTTATCAACATTGTATTTCTGAAAGCTATTCAAAAACCGATTGGAAGGAAATATTAATATATTACGATTTACTTTTAAAAATAGATAACGACCCAATTGTTTTTTTAAATAGATGTTTAGTTGTTTTGGAGCTTTTTGGGGCTGAAGAAGCACTAAAAACCATTAATAAAATAAAAAACGATAAAGTGATAAGTGGTTATTATCTATATTACGCAATTTTGGGTGAAATTCATGAGCGACTAATAAAACCGAATAGGGCTGTGGATTATTATCAAAAAGCAATACAACTTACACAGTCGCAACCGGAACAACATTTGCTTAAACGAAAAATATCAAGGATCCTTAACTAG
- a CDS encoding cold-shock protein translates to MNKGTVKFFNDAKGFGFITEEGSNKEHFVHISGLVDEIREGDVVEFDLQEGKKGLNAVNVKVI, encoded by the coding sequence ATGAACAAAGGAACAGTAAAATTCTTTAATGATGCCAAAGGTTTTGGTTTCATCACTGAAGAAGGTTCGAACAAAGAACATTTTGTACACATTTCAGGATTAGTAGATGAAATTCGTGAAGGTGATGTCGTAGAGTTTGATCTACAAGAAGGAAAAAAGGGGTTAAACGCAGTAAATGTAAAAGTAATTTAA
- a CDS encoding alpha/beta fold hydrolase, which translates to MKNLKITFAFFLLINLAFSQAPAVTINVSGNGTPVIFLPGFTTPGSVWDETITHLKGNYQNHVVSYAGFDGNTPIAMPWYDTIKKELITYVKENKLTDVIIIGHSMGGNLAIDIAASLPNYIKDLILVDSIPCMRELMMPGVSETQIQYDSPYNKQMLSMDEEQFTQTALMMAQKMTNKKEKVNTLLNWIQIADRETYVYGYTDLLKLDLRKVLGKITAKTLIIGAAFPTIETAKANYEKQYASLSNKHIEMIPDSKHFIMFDQPELLYEEINNFLTNE; encoded by the coding sequence ATGAAAAATTTGAAAATTACATTTGCTTTCTTCTTGTTAATTAATCTTGCATTTAGTCAAGCTCCAGCAGTTACAATAAACGTATCAGGAAATGGAACCCCAGTTATATTTTTGCCTGGTTTTACTACACCAGGATCAGTTTGGGATGAAACAATAACTCATTTAAAAGGTAATTATCAAAATCATGTAGTATCCTATGCGGGATTTGATGGTAATACACCTATCGCTATGCCTTGGTACGATACTATAAAAAAAGAATTGATTACGTATGTTAAAGAAAATAAGTTGACAGATGTAATTATTATTGGTCATAGTATGGGAGGTAATTTAGCAATTGATATTGCGGCCTCTTTACCTAATTACATAAAAGATTTAATTCTGGTGGATTCAATACCTTGTATGCGCGAATTAATGATGCCTGGAGTATCAGAAACCCAAATCCAATACGATAGTCCTTATAATAAACAAATGTTATCTATGGATGAAGAACAGTTTACTCAAACAGCTCTGATGATGGCACAAAAGATGACTAATAAAAAGGAGAAAGTGAATACCTTGCTAAATTGGATACAAATAGCAGATCGAGAGACATATGTATATGGTTATACAGATTTATTAAAATTAGACCTGAGAAAAGTATTGGGTAAAATAACTGCAAAAACTCTAATTATTGGAGCTGCTTTTCCAACGATCGAAACAGCAAAAGCAAATTACGAGAAACAATACGCAAGCTTATCTAATAAACATATAGAGATGATACCCGACAGTAAGCATTTTATTATGTTTGATCAACCAGAATTGCTTTATGAAGAGATAAATAATTTCTTAACTAATGAGTAA
- a CDS encoding RNA polymerase sigma factor: MSKEKLQLFETIYDDCYPMVLQMCLGYMKGDESLAYDLTQEVFINIWNAMDKFKGKSTHKTWVYRITVNSCLQHIRKEKNKKQVPIDSVVHMIEDDNQEVNVGENKNLYIAIGKLEEIDRLLIMMVLEGQDYDDISEIMGIKPTNVRVKIHRIKKRLKKILDHE, from the coding sequence ATGAGTAAAGAGAAGCTACAACTTTTTGAGACAATATATGATGATTGTTACCCAATGGTATTGCAGATGTGCTTGGGATATATGAAAGGAGACGAGAGTTTAGCTTATGATTTAACCCAAGAAGTATTTATTAATATTTGGAATGCAATGGATAAGTTTAAAGGTAAATCTACTCATAAAACTTGGGTGTATAGAATTACCGTTAATTCTTGTCTTCAACACATTAGAAAAGAAAAAAATAAAAAACAAGTGCCTATTGATTCGGTAGTGCATATGATTGAAGATGATAATCAAGAGGTTAACGTAGGAGAAAATAAGAATTTATATATCGCAATAGGTAAGCTAGAAGAGATAGATCGTTTGCTAATCATGATGGTTTTAGAAGGTCAGGATTATGATGATATTTCTGAAATAATGGGAATAAAACCAACCAATGTAAGAGTTAAGATCCATAGGATAAAGAAGAGACTAAAAAAAATATTAGATCATGAATAA